In the Hordeum vulgare subsp. vulgare chromosome 7H, MorexV3_pseudomolecules_assembly, whole genome shotgun sequence genome, one interval contains:
- the LOC123413010 gene encoding ricin B-like lectin R40C1: MEKEQPLRIFCRNSTLNAAVRGHKVKLVLANPSDKSQHWIRDYSAVGHLTDDNGSRAFALVNITTGQAMVNVAGAGEVRLAPYSSHVAVELSKLWTMGEKGRDGFAEVKVLQDVDYTLNGINGNVKEGTVVGTYTSEQTDNALWKIVPVNEE, encoded by the exons ATGGAAAAGGAGCAGCCGTTGAGGATATTTTGCAGGAATTCGACCTTGAACGCGGCCGTCCGCGGCCATAAGGTGAAGCTCGTCCTTGCCAACCCCAGCGACAAATCTCAG CACTGGATCCGGGACTACAGCGCCGTCGGGCACCTGACGGACGACAACGGCAGCAGGGCGTTTGCGCTCGTGAACATAACCACGGGACAGGCCATGGTGAACGTAGCCGGGGCGGGGGAGGTGCGGTTGGCTCCCTACAGCAGCCATGTCGCCGTGGAGCTCTCCAAGCTGTGGACGATGGGCGAGAAAGGCCGTGATGGCTTTGCCGAGGTAAAGGTGCTCCAAGACGTCGACTACACCCTGAACGGCATCAACGGAAATGTTAAGGAAGGGACCGTCGTCGGGACCTACACATCGGAACAAACGGATAATGCCTTGTGGAAGATTGTTCCCGTCAACGAGGAGTAA